TGCGCTTCCGGAAACATCACGATGTCGGTGCCCGGTGCGCAGGTTGCGATCGCGTCGAGCGTGCGTTGCAGGTTGTAGTGCGTGTCGCCGTCGCGACCGGCGAGCTGGACGATGTCGAGCTTCAGTTTCATGGCGATGTCGGTAGCAGGGGCCCGTCGCCGGTGGCGCCGGAAGGGTGGTAAGGAGGCCCCAGTATGCGCCGAAGCGGCGGATTTCCCATCCCGCCGGCGCGTTAACCCTTCAGGGGTATTGATCTGTGGCGCCGCCGGTGCCGGCGGGCATCGACATGCGCGTCGCGAAATGCGCGTCAGGTGCCGGTCTGCGCGTTCAGGAACAGCGAGAACAGCTCCGATTGCGAGTTGATGGCGAGCTTCCCGTAGATGTTGCGGCGATGGACCTTGACCGTTTCGGCCGATATCGCCAGCTTGATTGCGACTTCCTTGTTCGAGCGGCCGCTCAGGATCAGCCGGATCACGTCGAGTTCGCGCGCGGTGAGCGGCGTGCCGAGCCGCGCCATGGCGCGCTCGAAGCCGTCCTGCGCACGGGTGCCGGCTCGCGGCGGTACCGCGGCTTCGATGGACGCCGGCTCGAACGCGAGCCGCTGCCGCATCAGCCCGGCCACCCACGGCCGGATCAGGTCGAGCAGCGCCACCTGCTCGGGGCTGAAGCGCCGCTTGCTGCCGAGCGACAGGCACAGCGTGCGTGCATCGTCGAGCACGACGTTGAACTGCACCTCGTCCTCGACGACGTTGTGCGTGAAATAGAGCGTGTAGTACTCGGTATCGCGGAAGCATTCGGGCGCGACGTCGGACAGCCGGAACAGGCCGCTCTTCGGCGCGTCGCGGTTCGCGATGTAGAACGGGTCGAGCTGGTACAGCCCCTGCACGTAGTCGCGGAACAGCGGGTCGGGGCCGCCGCCTTCGTACGGGCATTCGGCGAACACGTGCGGGCGGCCGTCGCCGAACGTGAGCGCGACCCAGCTGTCGACCGCGACGTATTCCTCGATCAGCCGGATCAGCGCCAGCCAGAAGCCCGGCTGGTCGAGCGACTCGATGAGCCGCCCGACCGAGCGGTGCCATGCGACATCCTGCAACGTGAGGTTCATGCGTGTTCCGGGGCGGGCGGGACCGGTCGGGGCGCATCGTGCCGTCGCGCCGTACGCATCGACCGGATCCGGGAATGAAGTACGAGATCGTAACGCCGGACGACGCGGATGGCGAGGCCGCGCACCGCCCCCGTCTCCTGATAAGCTATCGCGATTCCGAGAGGGAGCAGACGTCGACTCCCAGTGCCCATACCAATTCCAAGATCGATAACGATATGACCACGATGCCTTTGACGGGCCAGCCGCTCGACACGTTGATGAATCGGCTCGAAGCCGACCTCGAAGAAAGCGACTCGAGCCGCGAGAGCGACCTTGCGGCAAGACTGCGGGCCCAGCCGTTGCGTGCCGATTCGCTCGACGCGATCGCACGCCTGCACACACTCTGGATGCACGCCGGCGATCCGGCTGCGGCGCGCGCCGTGCTCGACGACGACGGCGCGGCCGTGCATGACGCGGCGCCACCCGACGCGCGGCCCGATATCCGCATGCAGCTCGCGCTGTACCGGCTGCAGGTCGCCCGGCACCTGGGCGAGAACGACGCCGTCACGCACGCGATCGGCGAGATGCACGACGTCGTGCGCACGTCTCCGACGCTCGATGCCGATCGCTTCGTCCGCGCCCGCATTCTCGATACGCTCGAATACGATCACGCGGAGCACGCGCTCGACGCGATCGAACTGCGGCATGCATTGAATGGCGCGCTTGCCGACCGGGCCGCGTTTCGCGCGTGGGACGAGGCGAACCGGCAATGCCTGCGTGCGTGGGCGCTGCGGCGGCTCGGCCGGGACGACGACGCGCGGGCGGCGGCCGAGGCCGCGGTGGCGGCCGTCGCGTCGGCAGAGCGCGGACCGGGACATCGATGCCGATGACTGGCTGCGGATCGGCCACGCGATGATCGAGATTGCGCCGCTGCAGTTCGACACGATTCGCCAGGCCGTCGAGTCGCGCATCGCCGACTGGGCACTGCCGCCGCGCCGCGAGGCCGAGGTGAGGCTCGCGCGGCTTGCTGCGCGAGCGGCATACGCGCAAGGCGATCTCGACGGTGCGCTCGCGCGTTGCGAGATGGCGCGTTACAGCCTCGAGTCGGACGGCGGGGACGATTTCATCGAATACGAGCTGCCGTGGCTGCTCGAGGCCGGCCGCTTCGACGACGCGGGGCGCCGTGCGTTCTTCCACGTGTACCAGCTCGAAAGCAGCATGCTCGACCGGGTGGGGCGGATCGTCCATGCACGCCTCGCCGAGCCGACCGACACGTCGGTCTGGTGGCCGCTGTGCGCAATGCGCGCGGCGGGTTTCGCGCCGACGCTCGAGCGGCTCGTCGAACTCGGCGCGGAACGGCCCGACGCGCTGGCCGCACGTTCGCCGACGCACGGCGAGATCTTTGCCTCGTTCGGCTCGCTCGACGGCGATGCGTTGCGTTACGCGGTGGCCGACGCCGCGCGCGAGGTCGCGCTGCGTCGCGCGCCCGGCCATCCGTGGATCGCGCGGCTCGCGGCGGTCTACGACGGCGAAACCGGCCGCATCGACGCGACGACCCAGGCCGCGCGCCTGCTCGCCGCCGCGCAGGAAGGCGAGATGCACGACAACCGCACTGCGATCATGCTGACCCTGGCGCGCATTGGCGCGCTGGGCGTCGCCGCCGCGCTCAAACTGCCGCTGCCGCCGTCGCTGCGCAGCGGCTTGTGGAGCTACGTATTCTCGGTCCAGGTCGAGGACCTGGCCGAGGAGGCGATCGATGCGCTGCCGGCCGCGGAACAGGCGCCGGTGCGTGCCGACCTTCAGCGCCTGCGGATCGCCGCCTACGAGCAGGGCCGCGCGTGCATGGAGCGCTACTTCGAGACCGGCAAAGGGCACCCGTACGACGCGTGTGCGCACCTGTATTCGATGCTCTGCAACAACCTCGCGATTCTCTACCGCGACGAGGATCGCTACGACGAGGCGCTGGTCCTGCATCGCAACGGGATTGCGGCGAGCTCGTTTGCCGAGCATTACTCCGGTGTCCGCTATGTGCTCGCCTGCCAGGGCAAGGACGACGAGATGGTCGAGGCCGCCGAGCAGCTCTGGCATTACGCAGCCGAATACGGTTTCAGCCGGCATGACCCGAACTGGTACGTGCGCGACGTCGTGCGCGCGCTGTATCGCCTCGATCGTTGCAACGAACTGCCGATC
This region of Burkholderia contaminans genomic DNA includes:
- a CDS encoding response regulator transcription factor; its protein translation is MNLTLQDVAWHRSVGRLIESLDQPGFWLALIRLIEEYVAVDSWVALTFGDGRPHVFAECPYEGGGPDPLFRDYVQGLYQLDPFYIANRDAPKSGLFRLSDVAPECFRDTEYYTLYFTHNVVEDEVQFNVVLDDARTLCLSLGSKRRFSPEQVALLDLIRPWVAGLMRQRLAFEPASIEAAVPPRAGTRAQDGFERAMARLGTPLTARELDVIRLILSGRSNKEVAIKLAISAETVKVHRRNIYGKLAINSQSELFSLFLNAQTGT